A genomic region of Dactylococcopsis salina PCC 8305 contains the following coding sequences:
- a CDS encoding hemolysin family protein translates to MIPLPTQLFAVSEPQPLLGEAWLDLIVITLMFVLSGAFSGSETAITAFDNLKLRGLIREQGDPKGTFRLVLENRTRFIITLLLGNNLVNNFAAVLTSNLFAIWFGNAGLGIATAVVTVLVLIFAEITPKSLAINNVLSIFKLVVRPIYLLSRLLSFLGLIYLFETITKYTVQFFQRILGQDDQQGESLTDLQLMIELLGGKGKLDIYKHQLLHKALMLDELQAKDVVKPRIAMRTISHQATLQELVNLCLDTGYSRIPVQGESKDEIVGIVHLKQALQKLHHLSPEMASQVLVTEAITPPVYIPETKQVGSILKEMLQQRLHIAIVVDEYGGTVGLVTLEDILEELVGEIYDESDFPRSRRRNQGKQKHRS, encoded by the coding sequence ATGATTCCTCTCCCTACTCAATTATTTGCTGTGTCTGAACCTCAACCCCTATTAGGAGAAGCATGGCTAGATTTAATTGTCATCACCTTAATGTTTGTTCTATCTGGTGCGTTTTCAGGTTCAGAAACAGCGATTACTGCATTTGATAACTTAAAACTACGGGGTTTAATTCGAGAACAAGGTGATCCCAAAGGAACGTTTCGACTGGTTTTAGAAAATCGAACTCGGTTTATTATTACGCTTCTTTTAGGAAATAATCTGGTTAATAATTTCGCGGCGGTTTTAACCAGTAATTTATTTGCGATTTGGTTTGGGAATGCGGGGTTAGGAATTGCAACCGCAGTCGTCACGGTTTTAGTTTTAATTTTTGCTGAAATTACACCGAAATCTTTAGCAATTAACAATGTTTTGTCAATCTTTAAATTGGTGGTTCGTCCCATTTATTTATTATCGAGACTACTGTCTTTCTTGGGACTGATTTATCTGTTTGAAACGATTACTAAATATACCGTTCAGTTTTTCCAAAGAATTTTGGGACAAGATGATCAGCAAGGCGAATCCTTAACTGATTTACAATTAATGATCGAATTATTGGGAGGGAAAGGAAAACTCGATATTTATAAGCATCAGTTATTACATAAAGCACTGATGTTGGACGAATTACAAGCAAAAGATGTGGTGAAACCTCGCATCGCCATGCGAACGATTTCCCATCAAGCAACGTTACAAGAATTAGTTAATCTTTGCTTAGACACAGGATATTCTCGGATTCCTGTACAAGGAGAATCAAAAGATGAAATTGTGGGAATTGTTCACCTTAAACAAGCCTTACAAAAGTTACATCATTTAAGTCCAGAAATGGCGAGTCAGGTGTTAGTAACCGAAGCAATTACGCCACCAGTTTATATTCCAGAAACGAAGCAGGTGGGAAGTATTTTGAAGGAGATGTTACAGCAACGATTACATATAGCAATTGTTGTGGATGAATATGGGGGAACGGTGGGGTTAGTGACTTTAGAGGATATTCTAGAAGAATTAGTGGGAGAAATTTATGATGAAAGTGATTTTCCTCGTTCTCGTCGTCGCAATCAAGGAAAACAAAAGCATCGATCGTAA
- a CDS encoding proton extrusion protein PcxA codes for MFRIFKQWFSDPPEKLLEQAYQATLMIKVIEDEYFAQKPVKEENGSYSEQVIAYFKQEVNQNLQIAKTNLKQFKNSRAFLQWSSENFPRNKYFKNAAVILEKLNFIEEVIFHYEGSKRKQKPRNASQDEKPLTIDAQNSSRRPVKFSYEEKLESKSEEAEASGNISSQTSVLPRSLLRTLNRIKREIDPKSSEAEEEVVKTFRTSRDKTAISIRFLLLLIIIPLLTHQITKTFIIAPVMEKYFIHEEEQVLFINRDFQEEALMELQRFEETLHFKEILGMRPEMSEAEREEKVKEKAIEIAEEYQSRGKNAIQNIIADLCSVIAFAVIIYVSKKEIAVLKSFIDEFIYGLSDSAKAFIIILSTDMFVGYHSPHGWEVILEEIGRHFGLPESREFNFLFIATFPVILDTIFKYWIFRYLNRISPSAVATYRNMNE; via the coding sequence GTGTTTCGTATTTTTAAGCAATGGTTTTCCGATCCGCCAGAGAAATTATTAGAGCAAGCCTATCAAGCCACTTTAATGATTAAAGTAATTGAAGACGAATATTTTGCCCAAAAACCTGTTAAAGAGGAAAATGGCTCTTATTCTGAACAAGTCATTGCTTACTTCAAACAAGAAGTTAATCAAAACTTACAAATTGCCAAAACCAACTTAAAACAGTTTAAAAATAGTAGAGCCTTCTTGCAATGGTCTTCCGAAAATTTTCCCCGTAATAAGTATTTCAAAAACGCGGCGGTGATTCTTGAAAAATTAAACTTTATTGAGGAGGTCATTTTTCATTATGAAGGTTCAAAACGGAAACAAAAACCGAGAAATGCATCTCAAGACGAAAAGCCCTTAACAATAGATGCACAAAATTCCTCTCGTCGCCCAGTCAAGTTTTCTTATGAAGAGAAATTAGAATCAAAATCAGAAGAGGCAGAAGCAAGTGGCAATATATCCAGTCAAACCAGCGTTTTACCTCGATCGTTGCTGCGAACACTAAACCGAATTAAACGAGAAATTGATCCTAAATCTTCCGAAGCGGAAGAAGAAGTGGTTAAAACGTTTCGCACTTCTAGAGACAAAACAGCAATTTCAATCCGCTTTTTACTCCTGTTAATTATCATTCCGCTTTTGACGCATCAAATCACAAAAACCTTTATTATTGCTCCAGTCATGGAAAAATACTTTATCCATGAAGAAGAACAGGTTTTATTTATCAACCGTGATTTTCAAGAAGAAGCATTAATGGAGTTACAACGCTTTGAAGAAACCTTACACTTCAAAGAAATTTTGGGAATGAGACCTGAAATGTCAGAAGCAGAAAGGGAGGAAAAAGTTAAAGAAAAAGCCATAGAAATTGCTGAGGAGTATCAGAGTCGAGGGAAAAATGCGATTCAAAATATTATTGCTGATCTCTGTTCAGTGATTGCCTTTGCTGTAATCATTTATGTCAGTAAAAAAGAAATTGCGGTTCTTAAATCATTCATTGATGAGTTTATTTATGGGTTAAGCGATTCGGCAAAAGCATTTATTATTATCTTATCCACCGATATGTTTGTAGGTTATCATTCTCCTCATGGTTGGGAAGTCATTTTAGAAGAAATTGGGAGACATTTTGGACTTCCAGAAAGCCGTGAGTTTAATTTCTTGTTTATTGCCACTTTCCCCGTAATTCTAGATACTATATTTAAATATTGGATTTTCCGCTATCTCAATCGGATTTCTCCTTCTGCGGTCGCAACCTATCGTAATATGAATGAATAA
- a CDS encoding PD-(D/E)XK nuclease family protein: MATESKIWITGDARSGKTSHLIGKIKAWVKQEQSPSAIIFAANHTTGRQFTEQLMRSIEPQVPFVVKTPLAFIEDEVNLFSPLWLEKLNLTPHFPLRLRSETEQKLAMALWHDHWFQEMIPNQRIESRLVRTTLDILQLAGASGTPLTDIPALLSSRLTPEEKAVFGGEENEEVFTLIGNLLMKWHDWCLERGFLTYGLIYYLYGQVLLGDPLYQEKLEYRYNAIFADDVDNYPAIAADLARLFLQSDRTAVFTFNPNGKVRFGLAADPDTWEKLASSCYPIPLTPSPPSSESPPESIDRVLEVVADPSSIPSLPPCIQHLKTISRAQLLRETAETIIKAIEEDKIIPEDIAIIFPGLDEIARYTLIRLFSSHSIAVNPLSEQRPLITSSQVRALLTLTCFVYPQLGRLLETNAVAEMLVVLTEHNPHSIDPARSGILADYCYQADPDFPRLLDIKTFSRWDRIGYQGTVAYNQLRHWIEKQKEKTPNLVSFFNQAIQQFLWKGNNLSVADLSSLRELTETTQHYWEVQNRIQEEEGIKIPDSDLISEFIQLLKQGTITANPHPLPSFGESLSSGITLSNIFQYRSHRTTHRWQFWLDVGSHLWLKQGASNLFASSVFLRGGNLTSDPEVETEKHLQRILRDLLSRSKEKVCLCHSDLNVNGTEQSEILLSLVHGTNPFSTEI, from the coding sequence ATGGCAACGGAATCAAAAATTTGGATCACGGGTGACGCTCGTAGTGGTAAAACCAGCCATTTAATTGGAAAAATCAAAGCATGGGTAAAACAGGAACAGTCACCGTCTGCGATTATCTTTGCTGCTAATCATACCACTGGTCGCCAATTCACTGAGCAGTTAATGAGATCGATCGAGCCGCAAGTTCCCTTTGTCGTGAAAACGCCACTGGCTTTTATCGAAGATGAAGTCAATCTTTTCTCACCGTTGTGGTTGGAGAAACTTAATTTAACCCCTCACTTTCCCCTCAGACTGCGATCGGAAACGGAACAAAAACTCGCCATGGCGCTATGGCATGATCACTGGTTTCAGGAGATGATTCCTAATCAGAGAATAGAATCTCGATTGGTTCGTACCACTCTTGATATTTTACAATTGGCAGGGGCAAGTGGCACACCGTTAACCGATATTCCCGCGTTACTCTCTTCTCGACTCACTCCCGAAGAAAAAGCGGTGTTTGGTGGCGAAGAAAACGAGGAAGTCTTTACTCTCATTGGAAATTTACTGATGAAATGGCATGATTGGTGTTTAGAGCGAGGATTTCTTACCTATGGTTTGATTTACTACCTCTATGGACAAGTTTTGCTTGGTGATCCACTCTATCAAGAAAAGTTAGAATACCGCTACAATGCCATTTTTGCTGATGATGTGGACAATTATCCTGCGATCGCTGCGGATTTAGCAAGGCTTTTTCTGCAATCTGATCGCACCGCCGTTTTTACCTTTAACCCCAATGGAAAAGTTCGTTTTGGATTAGCGGCTGATCCCGATACTTGGGAAAAACTCGCTTCCTCTTGTTACCCGATCCCTCTTACCCCTTCTCCCCCTTCCTCAGAATCCCCTCCAGAAAGCATCGATCGAGTTTTAGAAGTCGTCGCTGATCCTTCCTCTATCCCTTCTCTTCCCCCTTGTATCCAACATCTAAAAACCATCTCTCGCGCGCAATTATTACGAGAAACCGCAGAAACGATCATCAAAGCGATCGAAGAAGATAAAATCATTCCCGAAGACATTGCGATCATTTTCCCTGGTTTAGATGAAATTGCTCGTTATACTCTAATCAGACTGTTTAGTTCACATTCAATTGCTGTTAATCCTCTTAGCGAACAACGTCCTTTAATCACCTCTTCTCAGGTTCGTGCGTTACTCACTCTTACTTGTTTTGTTTATCCGCAGTTAGGACGGTTACTGGAAACCAATGCTGTCGCAGAAATGTTAGTTGTCTTAACTGAACATAACCCCCATTCCATTGATCCCGCTCGATCGGGTATTTTAGCAGATTACTGTTACCAAGCCGATCCCGATTTTCCCCGTTTACTTGATATTAAAACCTTTTCCCGTTGGGATCGAATTGGCTATCAAGGAACAGTTGCTTATAATCAATTACGTCATTGGATTGAAAAACAAAAAGAAAAAACACCAAATTTAGTCAGCTTTTTTAACCAAGCAATCCAACAATTTTTATGGAAAGGAAACAATCTCTCCGTTGCTGATCTTTCCAGTTTAAGAGAACTAACCGAAACCACTCAACATTATTGGGAAGTACAAAACCGCATCCAAGAAGAAGAAGGAATCAAGATTCCTGATTCTGATTTAATTAGCGAGTTTATTCAACTCCTCAAACAAGGAACAATCACCGCTAACCCGCATCCGCTTCCGAGTTTTGGAGAGTCTTTATCTTCAGGAATCACCCTTTCTAATATATTCCAATATCGCTCACATCGTACCACTCATCGCTGGCAATTTTGGCTTGATGTTGGCTCGCATTTATGGTTAAAACAAGGCGCATCTAATTTGTTTGCATCTTCAGTTTTTCTGCGAGGAGGAAACTTAACATCTGATCCAGAAGTGGAAACAGAAAAGCATCTACAACGAATTTTAAGAGATTTATTATCTCGTAGCAAAGAAAAAGTCTGTTTATGTCATAGTGATTTAAACGTCAATGGAACGGAACAATCTGAGATATTATTATCCTTAGTTCACGGAACGAACCCTTTTTCCACTGAAATTTAA
- the cobU gene encoding bifunctional adenosylcobinamide kinase/adenosylcobinamide-phosphate guanylyltransferase, whose protein sequence is MEEVATKGKVILVLGAASCGKSEWAENLAKASQKPVTYIATAIAHPDDPAWQKKIEKHALRRPQSWSTVEIPTALSAYITERKGEDCLLIDSLGTWVANGLETEDQDWEETVISLLNSLENASSEIILVGEETGWGVIPAYKSGRLFRDRLGNLTRRIGEIATEVYLVTGGYALPLNQIGQSLKTI, encoded by the coding sequence ATGGAAGAAGTAGCAACAAAAGGAAAAGTGATTCTCGTGTTGGGAGCGGCTAGTTGCGGTAAGAGTGAATGGGCAGAAAACTTGGCAAAAGCATCACAAAAACCTGTAACTTACATTGCAACCGCGATCGCACATCCCGATGATCCAGCATGGCAAAAAAAGATCGAAAAACACGCTTTACGTCGTCCGCAATCTTGGTCAACGGTAGAAATTCCCACTGCTTTAAGTGCCTATATCACGGAAAGAAAAGGGGAAGACTGTTTATTAATTGACTCTTTGGGAACTTGGGTGGCTAACGGTTTAGAAACGGAAGATCAAGACTGGGAAGAAACCGTCATTTCTCTTTTAAACAGTTTAGAAAATGCTTCATCTGAGATCATTTTAGTGGGAGAAGAAACGGGATGGGGGGTGATTCCAGCTTATAAAAGCGGGCGTTTATTTCGCGATCGATTAGGAAATCTAACCCGAAGAATTGGTGAAATTGCAACAGAAGTTTACTTAGTGACTGGTGGTTATGCTTTACCCTTAAATCAGATTGGTCAATCCTTGAAGACAATATAG
- a CDS encoding RuBisCO accumulation factor 1, producing the protein MPEQPSPLSEENATEIFRQLRQKEGNWVEWGKSCQQLQKAGYNTQTIFEKTGFEPVHQNQVIVASQVYETIAETGVEDQVKEHFRNKGSDILYEFRILPPQERSQAATLAVEKNLTQPEAHDIAKAIKEFSYLSSLPDGFTNGAGDAIAYHYWKLARGKRDLQARSRLIAQGLRFAYSNTAREKIESLLSDFTVVPVTPAPNLPLYRLEQEEELPRILPVLPSLKTSVSQFEAVSQPQPQGVFSITETSGKEQWVALPGWQMICAASDPVAIVCEKEELPKSDSLRNESFLVVIDRAATDWYLHSYFLVEAEEGLGIRWFEQAPPQKLLGKVILILRPKRIIDEGAIAQSWQVEE; encoded by the coding sequence ATGCCAGAACAGCCGTCACCTCTTTCCGAAGAAAACGCCACTGAAATCTTCCGACAACTCCGACAAAAAGAAGGAAATTGGGTTGAGTGGGGAAAATCTTGTCAACAGTTACAAAAAGCGGGATACAACACACAGACCATTTTTGAAAAAACTGGATTTGAGCCAGTTCACCAAAATCAAGTGATTGTTGCGTCTCAAGTTTATGAGACGATCGCGGAAACGGGTGTCGAAGATCAGGTGAAAGAGCATTTTCGCAATAAAGGAAGTGATATTCTGTATGAATTTCGTATTCTTCCCCCACAGGAACGATCGCAAGCGGCGACTCTCGCCGTTGAGAAAAACTTAACCCAGCCTGAAGCACATGATATCGCCAAAGCGATTAAAGAGTTCTCTTATTTAAGTTCTCTCCCAGACGGATTTACCAATGGTGCGGGTGATGCGATCGCCTATCATTACTGGAAACTGGCGCGAGGGAAAAGGGATTTACAAGCCCGATCGCGCCTCATTGCTCAAGGATTGCGCTTTGCCTACTCTAACACCGCCAGAGAAAAAATTGAAAGCCTTCTCAGTGATTTTACCGTTGTTCCAGTAACACCCGCGCCGAATCTTCCTCTCTATCGTTTAGAACAAGAAGAGGAACTCCCTCGCATTCTTCCTGTTCTTCCGAGCTTAAAAACCAGTGTCTCACAATTCGAGGCAGTTTCCCAACCGCAACCCCAAGGAGTATTTAGCATTACTGAAACTTCAGGGAAAGAACAATGGGTGGCGCTTCCAGGTTGGCAGATGATTTGTGCTGCTAGTGATCCCGTTGCGATCGTTTGTGAGAAAGAGGAACTCCCGAAAAGTGATTCTCTACGCAATGAATCGTTTTTAGTGGTGATCGATCGCGCGGCTACGGATTGGTATCTACACAGTTATTTTTTAGTGGAAGCTGAAGAGGGATTAGGGATTCGATGGTTTGAACAAGCGCCGCCACAAAAGTTATTAGGAAAGGTGATTCTGATTTTACGTCCAAAGCGTATTATTGATGAAGGGGCGATCGCGCAAAGTTGGCAAGTTGAGGAATAA
- a CDS encoding bifunctional riboflavin kinase/FAD synthetase: MWITSTPERALTPTAIALGNFDGVHLGHQNVIKPVLSHSLRSTVVTFHPHPREYFSGEPCSLLTPLEEKISHLKKLGIQQLVLLTFNRELASLSPEAFVKEILINQLQPRYISVGEDFRFGYKRQGNAETLRTIGEQFGIKVNIATLETNQQQRISSSRIREAIVAGEIELANELLGRCYTLNGAIVAGEKRGRTIGFPTANLEVPRNKLVPRYGVYVVKVTSTTVPILDPHPGVMNIGMRPTVNGKQATIEIHLLNWTGNLYQHTLNVELKQFLRPEQKFNSLDELKNQITRDCQQAITIHNQ, translated from the coding sequence GTGTGGATTACTTCAACGCCAGAACGAGCTTTAACTCCTACTGCGATCGCCCTAGGCAATTTTGATGGTGTTCATCTTGGACACCAGAATGTCATCAAGCCAGTTTTAAGCCACTCGCTACGATCAACAGTGGTCACGTTTCATCCTCATCCTAGAGAATACTTTAGCGGTGAACCCTGTTCGCTTTTGACTCCTCTTGAAGAAAAAATCAGCCATCTGAAAAAGCTAGGAATACAGCAGTTGGTTTTACTGACGTTTAATCGCGAATTAGCGTCTCTCTCTCCAGAAGCATTTGTGAAAGAGATTTTAATCAATCAACTGCAACCTCGTTACATTAGTGTGGGAGAAGATTTCCGTTTTGGGTACAAGCGACAGGGAAATGCGGAAACTCTCAGGACGATCGGAGAACAGTTTGGGATTAAAGTTAATATCGCTACCCTAGAAACAAATCAGCAACAGCGCATCAGTAGTTCACGGATTCGAGAGGCGATCGTCGCGGGGGAAATTGAACTCGCCAATGAACTGTTAGGACGATGTTACACCCTCAACGGCGCGATCGTTGCAGGAGAAAAAAGAGGACGTACGATCGGGTTTCCCACTGCTAATTTAGAAGTCCCTCGCAATAAACTTGTTCCTCGTTACGGGGTTTATGTGGTAAAAGTCACCAGCACAACTGTTCCCATTCTTGATCCGCATCCTGGGGTGATGAACATTGGAATGCGTCCAACGGTGAACGGGAAACAAGCAACGATCGAGATTCATCTCTTAAACTGGACGGGAAACTTATATCAGCATACTCTAAATGTAGAATTAAAGCAGTTTTTGCGCCCAGAACAAAAATTTAATTCCCTAGACGAACTCAAAAATCAAATTACTCGTGACTGTCAACAAGCGATTACAATTCATAACCAATAA
- a CDS encoding PIN domain-containing protein: MKVYLDTSAYNRPYDDQSQAKIYLETQAVLIVLNLIETQQIQSINSSVLEYENSKNPFPLIQKAIKKYLTQTSFFQPLNESIRQRAKQLENSGIKPIDALHIASFEASKGDYFITCDKRLLNRCQTLNIPAINPIDLIEELNHES; this comes from the coding sequence ATGAAAGTTTACTTAGACACTAGCGCATATAATCGCCCCTATGACGATCAAAGTCAAGCTAAAATATATTTAGAGACTCAAGCTGTCCTCATTGTCCTTAATTTAATAGAAACTCAACAAATCCAATCTATCAATTCATCAGTCTTAGAATATGAAAATTCCAAAAATCCTTTCCCTCTCATTCAAAAAGCCATTAAAAAATATTTAACTCAAACGAGCTTTTTCCAACCTCTTAATGAAAGCATCAGACAAAGAGCAAAACAACTTGAAAATTCAGGGATAAAACCCATAGATGCTCTTCATATTGCCAGTTTTGAAGCCTCAAAAGGCGACTACTTCATCACCTGTGACAAACGATTGCTCAACCGTTGTCAAACTCTAAACATACCAGCGATTAATCCTATTGACCTAATCGAGGAATTAAACCATGAAAGTTAA
- the mnmE gene encoding tRNA uridine-5-carboxymethylaminomethyl(34) synthesis GTPase MnmE: MQGDTIVAIATPVVPQQGSVGIVRLSGEKALSIAKSLFHAPGKQVWESHRILYGYVSHPETGKTVDEALLLIMQSPRSYTKEDVVEFHCHGGMIPVQQVLNLCLEQGARLAQQGEFTLRAFLNGRIDLTQAESIAELVGAKSPQAGEMALAGLQGKLAQPIRELRSTCLDILAEVEARVDFADELPPLDNTEIQQQVKAVLSRVEDFLNTADQGELLRTGIKVAIVGRPNVGKSSLLNAWSRTDRAIVTELPGTTRDVVESNLVVGGIPVEVLDTAGIRETEDQVEKIGVARSRQAAEKADLILHTIDAQLGWTEEDDLIYEQVKARPLILVINKTDLKSPQTVNYPDTIQNTVATAAAQSQGITDLESAILSLVQKGNVNAANRDFAINQRQAATLTRAKTALQHVLETIEQQLPLDFWTIDLRSAIQAFGEITGEEVTESMLDRIFSRFCIGK; encoded by the coding sequence ATGCAAGGAGATACGATCGTCGCTATTGCGACTCCAGTTGTTCCTCAACAAGGTAGCGTGGGAATTGTGCGCTTATCAGGGGAAAAGGCGCTTTCCATTGCGAAAAGTCTGTTTCATGCCCCAGGAAAACAAGTTTGGGAGTCTCACCGCATTCTCTACGGTTATGTTTCTCATCCTGAAACTGGAAAAACGGTTGATGAGGCGTTACTCTTAATTATGCAGTCTCCTCGCTCTTATACAAAAGAGGATGTGGTCGAGTTTCACTGTCACGGCGGTATGATTCCCGTACAACAGGTGTTAAACTTGTGTTTGGAGCAGGGGGCAAGATTGGCTCAACAGGGAGAGTTTACTCTTCGTGCGTTTCTCAATGGACGAATTGATCTCACTCAAGCGGAAAGTATTGCGGAGTTGGTAGGCGCAAAATCGCCACAAGCTGGGGAAATGGCTTTGGCTGGGTTACAAGGAAAGTTGGCGCAACCGATTCGGGAGTTACGCAGCACTTGTTTAGATATTTTGGCGGAGGTGGAAGCGCGAGTGGATTTTGCTGATGAGTTACCGCCTTTGGATAATACGGAAATTCAGCAACAGGTGAAGGCGGTTTTAAGTCGCGTTGAAGATTTCCTCAATACAGCCGATCAAGGGGAATTACTTCGTACAGGGATTAAAGTGGCGATCGTGGGACGACCGAATGTGGGAAAATCCAGTTTACTGAATGCTTGGAGTCGCACCGATCGAGCGATCGTCACTGAGTTACCTGGAACGACACGAGATGTTGTGGAGTCGAATCTAGTGGTGGGAGGGATTCCAGTGGAGGTGTTAGATACCGCGGGGATTAGAGAGACAGAGGATCAGGTGGAAAAAATTGGAGTTGCTCGATCGCGCCAAGCGGCGGAAAAAGCTGATCTCATTTTACACACCATTGACGCGCAATTGGGATGGACAGAAGAAGATGATCTAATCTATGAACAGGTTAAAGCTCGTCCATTGATTTTAGTCATTAATAAAACTGATCTCAAATCGCCCCAGACAGTGAACTATCCTGATACGATTCAAAACACTGTCGCCACCGCAGCCGCGCAATCTCAAGGCATTACAGACTTAGAAAGTGCTATCCTCAGTTTAGTGCAGAAAGGCAACGTTAACGCAGCGAATCGCGATTTTGCTATTAATCAACGTCAAGCAGCCACTTTAACTCGCGCCAAAACCGCTTTACAGCACGTTTTAGAAACGATCGAGCAGCAGCTTCCTTTAGATTTTTGGACGATCGATCTGCGAAGTGCGATCCAAGCCTTCGGAGAAATTACAGGAGAGGAAGTCACCGAATCCATGCTCGATCGAATTTTTAGTCGATTTTGCATTGGGAAATAG
- a CDS encoding glutamyl-tRNA reductase: MNIVVVGLSHKTAPVAVREKLSIQDHAIEDAIAHLRQLPHIEEISILSTCNRLEIYAVITDAEQGVHEITQFLSERSAYPISQLRRHLFILLHQDALRHLMRVAAGLDSLVLGEGQILSQVKHAHKLAQKYQGIGRLLDRLFKQALSAGKRVRSNTNLGTGAMSISSAAVELAQSKVNNLEAYHCTIIGAGKMARLLVQHLLAKGATQISIVNRSQKRAADLAKQFTDAELQLHPLEEMMTVMGESHLIFTSTASSEPILDRAKLEQNLDPNHHLKLFDISVPLNIAPDVNELDWLETYNVDDLKAVVAKNTASRRQMAQEAEALLDEEVESFEVWWRSLETVPTISCLREKVETIREQELEKALSRLGTEFAEKHQEVIEALTRGIVNKILHEPMVELRAQQDIEMRRRTIQSLQKLFNLDPEQQYG, from the coding sequence ATGAATATCGTAGTTGTCGGTTTAAGCCATAAAACTGCACCTGTGGCGGTGCGCGAAAAGTTAAGTATTCAGGATCATGCGATCGAAGATGCGATCGCTCATTTACGCCAATTGCCTCACATTGAGGAAATTTCCATTCTTAGCACCTGTAACCGTCTAGAAATTTATGCGGTGATCACAGATGCAGAACAAGGCGTTCACGAAATTACCCAATTCTTATCCGAGCGCAGTGCTTACCCCATTTCCCAACTGCGACGACACCTCTTTATTCTCCTCCATCAAGATGCACTGCGGCATTTAATGCGCGTGGCAGCTGGTTTAGATAGTTTAGTCTTGGGAGAGGGACAAATTCTATCTCAGGTGAAACACGCTCACAAATTGGCGCAAAAGTATCAGGGAATTGGCAGACTGCTCGATCGACTCTTTAAACAAGCGCTCTCTGCAGGAAAACGAGTGCGGAGCAACACAAACTTAGGGACGGGTGCAATGTCCATTAGTTCCGCCGCCGTAGAATTGGCTCAAAGTAAGGTAAACAATCTCGAAGCGTATCACTGTACAATTATCGGTGCAGGGAAAATGGCGCGGTTGTTGGTACAACATCTGTTGGCGAAAGGAGCAACCCAAATTTCGATCGTCAATCGTTCCCAAAAACGAGCGGCAGACCTAGCGAAACAGTTTACAGATGCGGAATTACAATTGCATCCTCTCGAAGAAATGATGACAGTGATGGGAGAATCTCATCTAATTTTTACCAGCACCGCATCTAGTGAACCGATTCTCGATCGCGCGAAATTAGAACAAAATCTTGATCCCAATCACCATTTAAAACTCTTTGATATTTCTGTTCCTTTAAACATTGCCCCTGATGTTAACGAATTAGACTGGTTAGAAACCTATAACGTTGACGACTTAAAAGCAGTAGTGGCGAAAAATACCGCCAGTCGTCGTCAAATGGCGCAAGAAGCAGAAGCGTTACTTGATGAGGAGGTAGAATCATTTGAGGTGTGGTGGCGCTCTTTAGAAACTGTTCCCACCATTAGCTGTTTACGAGAAAAAGTGGAAACCATTCGGGAACAAGAACTAGAAAAAGCACTCTCCCGTTTAGGAACAGAGTTTGCAGAAAAACATCAAGAAGTGATTGAAGCGCTGACACGGGGAATTGTGAATAAAATTCTCCATGAACCGATGGTGGAATTACGAGCGCAGCAGGATATAGAAATGCGTCGCCGTACTATCCAATCTCTACAAAAACTGTTTAACCTCGATCCAGAGCAGCAATACGGTTAA